From Penicillium psychrofluorescens genome assembly, chromosome: 1, one genomic window encodes:
- a CDS encoding uncharacterized protein (ID:PFLUO_002047-T1.cds;~source:funannotate): MAVLDDQFLKELASLAAPYPRYKWYLSAMVALGAMNYPEEIPNLYTRLLASYIPKEEQFSETRKIREAFTKLCGIQGAAKTGSALRNLYNATPKDLLDPTRYRKNDTDEIAFARGEEFHKRIYGPNPSYEDNANNLAAPDYHYIVRNYFYGRIFSYDGIIDDMETSQVIISCLIGIDCMQQLRNHMKGMQYNGARKEEVEMIREIVVKVARKLDVSFKSGNPIAVPDIE, translated from the exons ATGGCTGTCCTCGACGATCAATTCCTGAAGGAACTCGCCTCACTCGCAGCCCCCTACCCTCGATACAAATGGTATCTCTCGGCAATGGTCGCACTTGGCGCCATGAACTACCCCGAAGAGATTCCCAATTTGTATACCCGACTCTTAGCGTCATACATTCCAAAAGAGGAGCAATTTTCAGAAACAAGGAAGATCCGTGAGGCGTTTACAAAGCTTTGTGGGATTCAGGGTGCTGCAAAG actgGCTCGGCACTGCGAAATCTCTACAATGCGACGCCGAAAGACCTGCTCGATCCGACCAGATACCGAAAAAACGACACGGATGAAATTGCCTTTGCACGTGGAGAGGAGTTTCATAAGAGAATTTACGGACCGAACCCGAGCTACGAAGATAATGCGAACAATCTGGCCGCGCCGGACTATCATTATATCGTGAGAA ACTATTTCTACGGACGGATCTTCTCATACGATGGGATTATCGATGATATGGAGACCTCGCAAGTCATAATTTCGTGTCTGATCGGGATTGACTGCATGCAGCAGCTGCGGAATCACATGAAAGGGATGCAGTATAACGGGGCGcgcaaggaagaagtggaaaTGATACGAGAGATTGTCGTTAAAGTAGCAAGGAAGCTGGATGTGAGCTTCAAGTCGGGGAATCCGATAGCAGTACCAGATATTGAGTAA
- a CDS encoding uncharacterized protein (ID:PFLUO_002050-T1.cds;~source:funannotate), giving the protein MDSPVLTQLFRQLFRHPACQSLRRQPPSLSRTQSRSFLTRRTPNKRKSQDDGMLWTKRGDISKDIDKEYWSYPTVTAKELRNRRERPRQVKMLTREFIDDSLYNPHYGYFSKHATIFSPGEPFDFNNIEDGPAFLRQLGQRYIEFEDKLDETTPDIARQLWHTPTELFRPYYGETIARYLVSNYKLTLYPYHDLIIYEMGAGNGTMMLNILDFIRDTDFEVYQRTKFKIIEISPALADLQYKNLLDSVNAAGHRDHVEIINRSIFDWDTYVHSPCFFLALEVFDNFGHDSVRYNCRTEAPQQGGVLIDADGDFHDFYNMQLDPVAARFLRVRQAAARQPFPSPLGPRVLRGLRNARPFSKEFSQPEYIPTRLMQFFDVLNQFFPAHRLVASDFSSLPDAVPGLNAPVVQTRYQRKTVPVTTPFVHQGYFDIFFPTDFNTVEDIYRAVTGKLTKVTSHEDFVHHWAYIEDTETRNGENPLLSWYKNASMLLTV; this is encoded by the exons ATGGACTCGCCCGTCCTCACCCAGCTGTTCCGTCAGCTTTTCCGGCATCCGGCCTGCCAGTCCCTGCGCCGGCAACCCCCGTCGCTGTCGCGCACGCAGTCCCGCTCGTTTCTCACGCGACGCACCCCGAACAAACGCAAATCACAGGACGATGGCATGCTGTGGACGAAACGGGGGGATATCTCCAAGGACATTGACAAGGAATACTGGTCATACCCGACAGTCACAGCCAAGGAGCTGCGGAATCGGAGAGAGCGGCCGCGGCAGGTGAAGATGCTGACGCGCGAGTTTATCGATG ACAGTCTCTACAATCCGCATTATGGGTACTTCTCCAAACACGCAACGATCTTCAGCCCCGGTGAGCCATTCGACTTCAACAATATCGAGGACGGGCCGGCCTTCCTCCGGCAACTGGGCCAGCGATACATCGAGTTCGAGGATAAGCTGGACGAAACAACACCGGATATAGCACGGCAGCTATGGCACACGCCCACAGAGTTGTTCCGGCCGTATTATGGCGAGACGATTGCGCGGTACCTGGTGTCGAACTACAAGCTGACGCTGTATCCGTATCACGATCTGATCATATACGAGATGGGTGCGGGCAATGGTACGATGATGTTGAATATCTTGGATTTCATTCGGGATACGGACTTTGAGGTGTATCAGCGCACGAAGTTCAAGATCATTGAGATCTCGCCTGCGCTGGCAGACTTGCAGTACAAAAACTTGTTGGATAGCGTCAATGCCGCAGGTCATCGGGACCAcgtcgagatcatcaatcGGTCCATATTTGATTGGGATACCTATGTGCACTCGCCATGCTTCTTCCTGGCGTTGGAGGTATTCGACAATTTCGGCCATGACTCCGTGCGCTATAACTGCCGCACGGAAGCGCCCCAGCAAGGCGGCGTGCTCATTGATGCGGATGGCGACTTCCACGATTTTTACAACATGCAACTAGATCCCGTCGCCGCGCGGTTTCTGCGTGTGCGCCAAGCGGCAGCCCGCCAGCCGTTCCCCAGCCCCTTAGGACCGCGTGTGTTGCGTGGCTTGCGCAATGCCCGGCCCTTCAGCAAGGAATTCAGTCAGCCGGAATATATTCCTACCCGACTGATGCAATTCTTCGACGTTCTGAACCAGTTCTTCCCGGCGCATCGGCTGGTAGCTAGCGACTTTAGTTCCTTGCCCGATGCTGTGCCGGGTCTCAATGCACCGGTCGTGCAAACACGATACCAGCGGAAGACGGTTCCTGTAACCACTCCATTC GTCCACCAAGGCTACTTTGACATCTTCTTCCCCACGGACTTCAACACGGTTGAGGACATCTACCGCGCCGTGACGGGCAAACTGACCAAGGTGACGAGCCATGAGGACTTTGTGCACCACTGGGCGTACATTGAGGACACGGAGACGCGGAATGGGGAAAATCCGCTGCTGAGCTGGTATAAGAATGCCAGCATGCTGTTGACGGTGTAA
- a CDS encoding uncharacterized protein (ID:PFLUO_002048-T1.cds;~source:funannotate), with protein MANNHAKGLLYILASPGKLVSPQELYAWFEGEWTRNIPNVLNAIRYEAVDNQKPEFLAVYELANPAIVRLSQLEAEAASSFETVDMRIYDLFSEKTSPKYASASNNRIFRTLALQPGPDLSEKDYNDWYEQEHVPLLSVVPGWLKSTRWTLREAKAIVYGEEQKDKRLSQYFAVHEWESIESLSLPEFKHATSTPWRDQILPKIDRTVDERRNFKPQKQTF; from the coding sequence ATGGCAAACAACCATGCAAAAGGCTTGCTATACATTTTAGCATCGCCCGGCAAACTCGTCTCCCCACAGGAGCTATACGCCTGGTTCGAAGGGGAATGGACACGCAACATTCCTAATGTATTGAATGCAATCCGATATGAAGCTGTCGACAACCAAAAGCCCGAGTTCCTTGCCGTCTACGAGCTCGCAAATCCAGCCATTGTCCGTCTGTCTCAGTTAGAAGCGGAAGCAGCGTCAAGCTTCGAAACTGTTGACATGAGAATATACGATCTATTTAGCGAGAAAACTTCACCAAAGTATGCAAGTGCGTCCAATAATCGTATATTCCGCACGCTTGCTCTACAACCAGGGCCGGATCTGTCGGAAAAGGATTACAACGATTGGTACGAACAAGAACATGTACCCCTTCTCTCGGTCGTGCCGGGCTGGCTCAAATCGACCAGGTGGACGTTGAGAGAGGCGAAAGCCATTGTTTAtggcgaggagcagaaagaTAAAAGGTTGTCGCAGTATTTTGCCGTTCATGAGTGGGAGAGCATTGAATCGCTTTCACTGCCTGAGTTCAAGCACGCAACTAGTACCCCGTGGCGGGACCAGATTCTGCCTAAAATTGATCGGACTGTTGATGAGCGTCGGAATTTCAAGCCGCAGAAACAGACATTCTGA
- a CDS encoding uncharacterized protein (ID:PFLUO_002046-T1.cds;~source:funannotate): protein MEVPGRRPLPELKDLPLGKGDPPFSAWGLWENTQLGSLNYLTDEVVLATARDEFRTGIRVGLNLPVDFISPALLGRVGFSKNIHNKAPRVINDDIITFNTQCSSQWDSFRHFAYQAEKKVTQDDIHSDPCSTINGLDAWSAKGIAGRGILIDYVDWAHERGIQYDALTNHPIPVDHVKEIISEKNITIRQGDILFMRTGYVQAYAKLTELEREDLSKRRGSPGLGQGRETTEWLWKSQFAAVVADSVAFECSRESFLPRPLTSGIAF from the exons ATGGAAGTTCCTGGTCGCAGGCCTCTCCCTGAGTTGAAAGACCTCCCCTTGGGCAAAGGCGATCCTCCGTTTTCCGCCTGGGGCCTTTGGGAGAACACGCAGCTTGGCAGTCTCAACTATCTGACCGATGAAGTCGTTCTAGCTACTGCGCGGGATGAATTCCGGACTGGAATACGTGTTGGATTGAA CCTGCCTGTGGATTTCATCAGCCCGGCATTGTTAGGTCGGGTGGGATTTTCGAAAAACATTCACAACAAGGCACCTCGAGTAATTAATGATGACATT ATCACATTCAACACTCAATGCAGCTCGCAGTGGGACAGTTTCCGGCACTTTGCATATCAGGCTGAGAAAAA AGTCACTCAAGACGATATCCACTCTGATCCGTGTAGTACAatcaatggcctcgatgcATGGTCTGCCAAGGGCATTGCCGGACGCGGCATTTTGATTGATTACGTTGATTGGGCGCATGAAAGGGGCATCCAGTACGATGCTTTGACGAATCATCCCATTCCAGTGGACCATGTCAAGGAGATTATTTCTGAGAAAAATATCACTATCCGCCAGGGAGATATTCTCTTCATGCGGACAG GCTACGTCCAGGCGTATGCCAAATTAACTGAACTGGAACGTGAAGACCTCAGCAAGCGGCGTGGCTCGCCAGGCCTTGGTCAAGGGAGAGAAACAACAGAATGGCTCTGGAAATCTCAATTTGCCGCCGTAGTTGCTGACTCTGTTGCTTTTGAATGTTCTCGTGAGTCTTTCCTTCCACGTCCGTTGACGTCGGGAATTGCGTTCTGA
- a CDS encoding uncharacterized protein (ID:PFLUO_002045-T1.cds;~source:funannotate) yields MGCVKLHFRWKNFFICVAISLGALAYGYISAIISTTLAKPDFLVYMGLGDESGTIYPDKENLEGAITSVFQAGAIVGCLCSCYITDTYGRKWGMIYCSVLSILGAAGLTGSPNIGAFITFRFFAGAGSWGYVAVVPVYCSELAPPSVRGFFVGMTGTMLGLGYALANYFGLAFYYDSNLTISWRAPLGLQLIFPLIILGLLPFVPESPRYFLMMNKKEEAWLVIKKIYKGSNDSDDDFARREFYQMAQQADFDRTVDSSWVELFRRPSYRRRALFGICLMFLTQSTAELVINQYEPKFYAKLGFDTLQILILQAGRNSIAFLGNLIGSFIIDRVGRRILLLVGLGGCIICLCVEAAMVAQYAEAGTNKAGLGVGVAALYIFLVFFSFGMDAASWVVLSEIFPNFIRAKGYAVAVSAKSLINLVYLQVTPQAFANLGWKYFMVYVSISAVGFVLLYWVIPETKGIPLEEIAALFGDKDDIMVYQSQIHVDHTTHKLVIEDRGSEIETAERQTEQKERPVQGDVIHREDV; encoded by the exons ATGGGCTGTGTCAAATTACATTTCCGATGGAAGAACTTCTTCATCTGTGTAGCTATTTCCCTCGGGGCTCTTGCCTATGGATATATCTCCGCCATTATCAGCACCACCCTGGCCAAGCCAGATTTCTTGGTGTACATGGGACTTGGTGATGAAAGCGGCACTATCTACCCCGACAAGGAAAATCTTGAAGGCGCAATCACAAGCGTCTTTCAG GCCGGTGCCATTGTTGGCTGCCTTTGCAGTTGTTATATTACAGACACCTATGGCCGCAAATGGGGGATGATCTACTGCTCGGTTCTGTCTATTCTAGGAGCAGCAGGCTTGACTGGCAGTCCTAATATCGGCGCCTTCATCACTTTTCGCTTCTTTGCTGGTGCTGGGAGCTGGGGATATGTAGCAGTTG TACCTGTATATTGCTCCGAGCTCGCTCCACCATCTGTTCgtggcttcttcgtcggcatGACCGGCACTATGCTCGGCCTGGGGTATGCGCTAGCAAATTACTTTGGTCTCGCCTTTTACTACGACTCCAACCTAACCATCAGCTGGCGTGCTCCGCTGGGACTGCAGCTTATTTTCCCTCTTATAATCCTTGGTCTGTTGCCTTTCGTACCCGAGTCTCCTCGCTATTTCTTGatgatgaacaagaaagaagaggcaTGGTTGGTGATCAAGAAAATCTACAAAGGCTCTAACGACTCAGACGACGATTTCGCTCGTCGGGAGTTCTACCAGATGGCCCAACAAGCTGATTTTGACCGGACGGTTGATTCGTCCTGGGTAGAGTTATTCAGGCGGCCATCTTACAGAAGGCGGGCGCTGTTTGGCATCTGTCTGATGTTCTTGACGCAGAGTACGGCTGAATTGGTGATTAACCAATAT GAACCGAAGTTCTACGCCAAGTTGGGGTTCGACACATTGCAAATTCTGATTCTGCAGGCTGGCAGGAATTCCA TCGCTTTCCTAGGAAATCTCATTGGCTCATTTATAATCGACCGCGTCGGCCGCCGCATACTCCTCCTGGTAGGCCTGGGTGGGTGCATAATATGTCTCTGCGTTGAGGCCGCCATGGTCGCGCAGTACGCAGAAGCCGGCACAAACAAGGCAGGTCTCGGGGTGGGCGTCGCCGCGCTGTATATATTCCTCGTGTTTTTCTCCTTCGGCATGGATGCTGCCTCATGGGTGGTTCTGTCCGAGATCTTCCCCAATTTTATTCGAGCCAAGGGCTATGCGGTTGCAGTGTCAGCCAAGTCGTTAATTAACCTTGTCTATCTGCAAGTTACACCGCAGGCATTTGCGAATCTCGGATGGAAATATTTTATG GTCTATGTCAGCATTTCTGCAGTCGGTTTTGTCTTACTGTATTGGGTTATCCCGGAAACGAAAGGAATTCCGCTAGAAGAAATTGCCGCTCTCTTTGGTGACAAGGACGATATCATGGTCTACCAGTCCCAGATTCATGTAGATCACACCACGCACAAACTCGTTATCGAAGACAGAGGAAGCGAAATTGAGACGGCAGAGCGACAGACAGAGCAGAAAGAGCGCCCCGTTCAAGGAGATGTCATTCATCGAGAAGATGTTTAA
- a CDS encoding uncharacterized protein (ID:PFLUO_002049-T1.cds;~source:funannotate), with product MEPESLFGSRDNETFTYEIREEPIHTRRPIRVICLGAGYSGILMGIIWNQRMQNRNAELVTYERNNDLGGTWLENRYPGCQCDIPAHNYAYSFEPNPEWPNYYATSSQIYTYLKKTAEKYDVEKYIKYQHTIKNACWNGDEGKWIVTVQTKDRTFEDKCDVFINAGGVLNNWKWPDIEGFEKFQGKFVHSADWDDSFDYSGKKIAVIGNGSSAIQIVPKLAENKVASQLTSFIRSHAWISPAPGINEPTGKDPDMDEKYNYAPDVIERFKSDLKTCQEHCRNLIDRRLTNFRRTHVASEEQKAARELFQNNMQQRLGDSPKGKALFDLLVPQFPVGCRRQTPGPGYLESLLQDNVETRWDDIARFTENGIYTKSNEELAFDVIVCATGFDTTFKPRFPMTGRNGVDLADKWTKGIPKSYFGIAAPDMPNYFMFIGPTSPISNGSLVQGIQIMGTYIWKCIDKIQSECIKSLTIRESATSDYYTHVQRFLDRTVWVGNCRSWYKRGTINGPVVAIYGGTSFHYIEALRNPRWEDYDIELIAMKRPNRFAYLGNGFTTREVTNGSVADTQTLNFDEYWRLFVLPELYD from the exons ATGGAGCCAGAGTCTCTTTTTGGTTCGCGCGATAATGAAACTTTTACATACGAAATTCGCGAAGAACCAATTCACACTAGGCGGCCGATCCGTGTGATTTGCCTGGGCGCTGGATACTCCGGCATTCTCATGGGGATCATCTGGAACCAGCGCATGCAGAATCGAAATGCAGAACTCGTCACTTACGAACGCAACAACGATCTCGGCGGAACTTGGCTGGAGAATCG GTATCCCGGCTGCCAGTGTGATATTCCGGCTCATAACTATGCATATTCTTTCGAGCCAAATCCCGAGTGGCCCAATTACTATGCGACTTCTAGTCAGATATACACATATCTCAAGAAAACCGCAGAGAAGTACGATGTTGAAAAATACATCAAGTATCAGCATACTATTAAGAACGCTTGCTGGAATGGAGACGAAGGGAAGTGGATCGTTACCGTGCAGACAAAAGATCGGACATTCGAAGATAAATGCGATGTCTTCATCAACGCTGGTGGCGTTCTGAA CAATTGGAAATGGCCGGACATTGAAGGCTTTGAGAAATTCCAAGGCAAATTCGTTCACTCGGCAGACTGGGACGATTCTTTTGATTATTCAGGCAAGAAGATTGCCGTTATTGGGAATGGCTCATCTGCGATTCAAATTGTCCCCAAGCTTGCAGAGA ATAAAGTTGCCTCTCAGCTTACCTCGTTCATCCGCTCGCATGCCTGGATATCTCCGGCACCGGGCATCAATGAACCAACCGGTAAGGATCccgacatggacgagaaaTACAACTACGCTCCAGACGTAATCGAACGATTTAAGTCCGACCTCAAGACCTGTCAAGAGCACTGCCGAAATCTTATCGACAGGCGACTAACCAATTTCCGCCGAACACACGTCGCTTCGGAGGAACAAAAGGCGGCACGCGAGCTCTTCCAGAATAACATGCAACAGCGTCTGGGTGACAGTCCAAAGGGAAAAGCTTTATTCGACCTTCTTGTTCCACAGTTCCCAGTTGGCTGTCGACGGCAGACACCTGGGCCTGGATATCTAGAATCCCTACTGCAAGACAATGTCGAGACGCGATGGGATGACATTGCGCGGTTTACCGAGAATGGGATATATACCAAGAGCAATGAGGAATTAGCGTTCGACGTCATCGTATGCGCGACTGGATTCGATACTACTTTCAAGCCACGATTCCCAATGACGGGCAGAAATGGGGTCGATCTTGCTGACAAGTGGACTAAGGGGATTCCAAAGTCTTACTTTGGAATAGCAGCACCAGATATGCCAAACTACTTCA TGTTCATTGGCCCCACCTCGCCGATCTCCAACGGCTCATTAGTGCAAGGAATCCAAATAATGGGCACATACATCTGGAAATGCATCGACAAGATCCAGTCAGAATGCATCAAAAGCCTAACTATCCGAGAGTCTGCCACCAGCGACTACTACACGCATGTACAGAGGTTCCTCGACAGAACAGTCTGGGTTGGCAACTGTCGTAGCTGGTACAAGCGTGGGACAATCAACGGACCCGTCGTTGCGATCTATGGCGGCACCAGTTTCCACTACATCGAAGCGCTGCGGAATCCACGCTGGGAGGATTATGATATTGAGCTTATTGCGATGAAACGCCCGAACCGATTTGCATACCTCGGGAATGGCTTCACCACGAGAGAGGTTACGAACGGATCTGTAGCTGATACGCAGACCTTGAACTTCGATGAATACTGGAGGCTGTTTGTTTTGCCAGAACTATATGATTGA